AAGAGGACGCCGGTGATGACGCAGAACGGGGCCGACCTGTCCTTGCGGCGCGTCGGCTCGTTCTTCTTGACTTTTACCATGGTTCCTATCGTTTCGGGTTCCGCCGGTTGTACGACTTTCGGGAAGTCGTATTGTCGGGTTCGGAGGTGAGAAATGTCGTTCTCGTCAACGGTAGAGTCGCGACCCGTCGCTGAAGTCCACTACGAAGAAGCTGCGACGCGGAACTTCCTTGCCGAGAAGCACGTACTGCTTGTTCGTCACTTTTGATATATCGGTCTCGTGTAGCGTCGAAAATGAGATTTCTGTTTCTTGGTCGCTCATTTTTTCGGCTGTTTCCTGGGTTTGCCTCGCGAAGCGACTTGCTTTGCCGATTATGTTGCTTCCGAGGTTGTTCTTGTTCGCGGGTGGGGATTTCAGCAGTTGGGATTCAATTACCACGGCCAGGCGTCGGTCGGTTATTACCAGAGCTGATCGCTCGTAGCCCACCGACAAGTGGTCGACCACCCTTACCGCCTCGTGTTTCGGGCTGGTTGCCACGGCCAAGTAGCCGATCGTGGGATCATTTGCCCACTCGTCCTCCAGGAAACACCCATTGGAGATGATTTCGGAGGGCAATGGCCACTCGGGGCGGTCGAGTTCGACTCCAGGAGTCTCGCTGAGCGGGGTGTGCGGGATGTGCGGCTCGCCGTTGACGATCGAGGCGGCATGTTTGGGAGAGGTCGTTATTACTGATTCGAACTCTTCGTCCGGTAGTGCCCAGGTCTCCTTGATCCTGTTTTCCCACTCTTTTCTCTGGTCGAATTCTTTCAGTGTCTTGTTGGTTTTTATTTTTTCGAACATGGCGTGTTCACCTGGTCATTTCGGCTAGTTCTTCTGCTGCCGGTTTCGGTTTGTGGAGATCGAAACCGGAACCGTCCCGCAGTGTCATCCGGAAGCACCGCTCGGTCCTGGGGTTCTCCTCGCTGCCCGTGGACCTGTCCGCGGTGTCGAAACCGGTGATCGAGGAACGGGGGATTTCCAGGAAGCTGGTCAGCGTGTTCGGTTCCAACGGCTTGCCCGCCTCGTTGTCGCCGTACTTGCGCACGTTCTTGCTCGCCCACGACACCGCGCCGCTTACCAGACCCGTGGCTCCGGACCGCTGCGTGAAGCCGCCCTCCGGAACCAGGAGCGCCAGTCGCTGTGAGGTGAGGATCCAGTCGCCCGCCAGTTTGTCCAGGTTGATGCTGTCGTTGCCCATCAGCCGTGCCAGCTCCTGCTGCGACAGCAGGCGTGCTGCCTCGCTGTCCGGGTCCGCTCCGAACACTGTGACGTTCGGGAAGTCGGGCACGCTCGGCGCGGGGCCGTTGGTTCCGCCTTCACGTACCGGGATCTCACCGGTGGCTATCGAGAGCCCCGCCCCCAGCACGGCCATCCCCGCGCCGCCCGCGGCTCGTTTGATTCCCTGGCCGAGTCGTTTTCCCCACCCGGGGAGTGGGCTGCCGGTGGTGTCCAGTCCTGTCACGTCGTAGCGGACCGACCGTTGCGCGAATACCCAGCGGATCGCCTCGTCGGGATGGCACCAGGTGGCGCGTGCCTCCAGTGATCGGGGTAGTGGGGAGTCCAAACCCATCCGGTCTCCTTGTCCGAAGGAATCAGGTGAAGCCGCGTTCCTGCGCGGCCTGACGCTGTTCGTAGGTGCGTTCGGTGCTCTCGTCGTAGCCCTGTTTGACTCCTTGCTCGACGCCTTCGCTGACTACCGCATCCATGCCCTGATGCCACACGGCGCTGGTGAAGCGTGCTTCGCCGGTCAACCCGGCCGCGTTGAGCCCCGCTTGGGCGATGTTGGCCGCCGAAGCCTGTTCACCCTGGACACCGGGCTGGTAGGTCTTGATGTTGCCGGCCCAGGACGTCCGAACAGTGCCGTCGTTCTTGTAACTGGTCTCCGGGTCCGCCTCCCGGTCCTTCATGAACCGGTTCGGAGTGGTGGAGGCGGTGTTGATCTCGTCGTAGCGTTTTTGTGCGTCTTGTACTTCTTGTCGCAGCAATCTTTGTTGCTCTTCGGGAAGCGAACCGCTGTTGTCGAGTCTTTCCTGGGCATTCGACAAAGCCGTCTTCGCATTGCGGATCTCGGTGGCGTTGTCGGAGCCCCGCGTGACGAGCTTCGTGACCGGATTCGAATCCAGCTGCCGCCCCGCCCACCGTTGGATCATGTTCCCGTTGCGAAGGTGGTTCATTTTCTCCACGAGCTCGTTCAACGGCCCCTTGCGCAGGCTCTGCAGCAGGTCCTCGAGCTTGGTGACGATGGGCTTGAGCTTGTGGAACAGGTTGGCGACCTTGTTGCCCAGCCGGGTTCCGGTGATGGCCACCTGCGCTGCGGTCATCCCGGAGGCCGCACCCACCGAGGCCCCCGCCGTGATCCAGGAGGCGGCCAGCGCCGCCAGCCACTCGACGATCAGTCCGATCACAAGTTCCTGGATGATGTCGATGCACATCTCCACGAACGCGTCGAACAGATCAGCCGCGAGGTCCAGCGACTCCTTCATCCCCCGGATGTCGGTCGCCAGCGCCTTGGCTCCCGAGACGAACTCGTCCATCTGCTTGCGGAAGGCGTCCGCGGCCTGCCCCTCCCAGACGGTTTCGGTGGCCTGTGCGCGATCGCCCTCGTGCCCGGCGAGCCGGTCCACCCAGTCCGCGACCTCGGCCCAGCCCTTGCCGGTGCCGCGCATCTGGGCCGGATCGCCCACGGCCGGTTCCAGGATCAGCTCCACCAGCGGGCTGATCACGATCGAGATGAGAAAGCCCAGCCCGTTGTCGATGAACGCCTGGCCCGGGCTGGTCAGCGCGTTGAGCTGCTCGGAACGCGCGTTGACCGTGGCGATCGCGATGCTCGGCGGATCACCGGCCCGTTCCAGGCTCTGCGACGACGAGGCCCAGGAACTGCCGTAACTCGCGATCTGCTCCATCTCGGTACGGGCCTAGTCCGCACCGGCACCGGTCACATCGGACAGAACGCCCGGTCCGGACCCGCTCGGTCGCATGGCGCTCAGGTCGATCTTGGCGATCTTGCCGGACTCGGCCTCGTCCGTGTCGGTGTAGTTCTGGGCGCATTCGGCGACGGCCTTGCCGGTGTTGTCCATGAATTGGCCGGCCTTCGAGGCCGAGTCCCGGCACTCCTGCAGTGAGTTGAAGTAGCCCCGCGCCAGCATGTAGCCGATCGGCCCGAAGCAGTCATGGCTGACCCTGGCCTGCTCAATTACCTCGGAAAGTTGTTCCAGATGTCCCGCGACCTGCTGCGAACCGTCGCGGTAGGCGTAGAGCGCCTCGGTTTGGACTCCCAGTTTCGTGGACAACGGCAGCTCACCTCAGGAAAGAACCGTCGGAGAAGTCGTCGTCCTCGTTGTCCCCCTCCGGGCGGCTGCCACCCGCGCCGGAGGACCCTCGCGGAGCGTTCGTCGAACCGGTGGACGCGGTGCCCGTTCCGCCTCCGGCCGCTTCACCACCCGACTCCGGAGTCACCGGCTGTGCGCCGTGCGAGTTGAACGCCTGCTTGAACTGCTCCGCCCGGTCACCGAGGAGCGGCTGCACCGTCTCGTCCATTCGCGCGGCGGCGTCCTGGGTCGCCTGCCGGATGGTGTCCAACAGGGACTGTTGCAGTGCGGTGTGGGACTGCCGCACGGCCCCCGATTCGAGTCGCAGGTCCAGCACCGCTCCCGAGGGGGCGACAGTGACCTCGATGTTGCCGTCCTCGCTGCGTGCCGTGCCGCGCAGCTCGCTCATCCGGTCCTTGACCTCGGCTGCCTTGGCGGCCTGCTGCTCGAAGTCGGACATCATCCGCTGGATGCGGTCCGAAACGTCCACGATGTTCCCCTGCAAGATCGACTTCGTCCGTGGCGGACTTTATCGCGCTCCCGCGGGATTTCGTGCCCTGTTCACGAAATCAGGAGCCGGTGACCACGCGTAGACTCTCGTTGTGGTGTCGAACACACCCGGTTGATCTGTTGTGGTCGGTGTCAACGCGGACCTATGGTCCACGTCACGCCACTGCCAGGTGCGCTCCGTGTTGCACGGCCAGGTGAGGAGTCCGCCGATGTCCACCACCGATATCCCCCGGCATGGGGAGACGACGTCCCCGTCGCGCGAGGGGACGGGTCCACCGGATGTCGAGGGGTGCGTCACGCGACTGCGCGCGTCGCTGCCCGAGGGGGCGGTGATCACCGACCGGCAGCAGCTGCGCGCCTACGAGTGCGACGGTCTCTCCTCCCACCGCTCGGTTCCCGCAGTGGTGGTGCTGCCGGAAGACGCCGAGCAGGTGGCCACGACGGTGTCGGCCTGCTCCGAGCACGGGGTGCCCTTCGTGGCGCGGGGTTCCGGTACCGGGCTCTCGGCGGGGGCGCTGCCCCGCTCCGACGGGGTGCTGGTGGTCACCTCCAGGATGCGTCGGATCCTGGAGGTCGACATCGACAACGAGCGGGCCGTCGTCGAGCCCGGCGTGATCAACCTCGACGTCACCAAGGCCGCCGCGCCCTACGGCTACTACTTCGCCCCCGATCCCTCCAGCCAGCAGGTCTGCTCGGTGGGCGGCAACGTGGCCGAGAACTCCGGGGGAGCGCACTGCCTGAAGTACGGCTTCACCACCAATCACGTGCTGTCGATGACCGTGGTGACCCCGGACGGGGCGACCGTCGAACTGGGCGGCCCCGCCAGGGACGCACCCGGCTACGACCTGCTCGGTGCCTTCGTAGGCAGCGAGGGAACGCTGGGCGTGGTCACCTCGATCACCGTGCGACTGCTGCGGCAACCCGAGAAGGTGCGAACCCTGCTGGCCGGGTTCTCCTCCACCGACGAGGCGGGGGAGGCGGTATCGGCCATCATCGCCGCCGGAGTCACCCCAGCCGCCATCGAGATGATGGACGAGCTCTCCATCGCCGCCGCGGAACAGGCCGTGCGGTGCGGCTACCCCGAAGGTGCGGGGGCGGTGCTCATCGTGGAGCTGGACGGCCCCGAAGCCGAGGTGGAGCACACCTTCACCGAGGTCAGGAGGTACTGCACCGAGCGCGGCGCCTTCGAGATCCGGAGCGCGGCCGACGAAGCCGAACGGGCCCTGATCTGGAAGGGCCGCAAGTCCGCCTTCGCCGCTGTCGGCAGGATCAGCCCCGACTACATCGTGCAGGACGGGGTGATCCCCCGGACGGCGCTTCCCGAGGTGCTGCGCCGGATCGCGGAGTTGTCGGCACGATCCGGGGTCCGGGTGGCCAACGTCTTCCACGCGGGTGACGGGAACCTGCACCCGTTGGTGCTGTTCGACAGCTCCGTTCCCGGCGCGTCCGAGCGGGCCGAGGAGGTCTCCGGCGCGATCCTGGACCTGTGCGTCGAGCACGGTGGGTCCATAACCGGTGAGCACGGCGTCGGAGCTGACAAGGTCCGTTACATGGGGCGCATGTTCACCCCGCAGGACCTGGACACCATGCAGTACGTGCGCTGCGCGTTCGATCCGGTCGGGGTGTGCAATCCCGGCAAGGTCTTCCCGACTCCCAGGCTCTGTGGCGAGGTGCCGGGGCCGCGACGCGGCGCGCACCCACTCGCCGAGGCCGGATTGGCGGACGAATTCTGATGACTTCTCGGACCGTGGACTCCGCACGCACCGAACTGGCGGGCGTGCTGGGCACCGACGATCTGCACGACGCC
This portion of the Actinopolyspora lacussalsi genome encodes:
- a CDS encoding hypothetical protein (product_source=Hypo-rule applied); this encodes MFEKIKTNKTLKEFDQRKEWENRIKETWALPDEEFESVITTSPKHAASIVNGEPHIPHTPLSETPGVELDRPEWPLPSEIISNGCFLEDEWANDPTIGYLAVATSPKHEAVRVVDHLSVGYERSALVITDRRLAVVIESQLLKSPPANKNNLGSNIIGKASRFARQTQETAEKMSDQETEISFSTLHETDISKVTNKQYVLLGKEVPRRSFFVVDFSDGSRLYR
- a CDS encoding hypothetical protein (product_source=Hypo-rule applied), giving the protein MGLDSPLPRSLEARATWCHPDEAIRWVFAQRSVRYDVTGLDTTGSPLPGWGKRLGQGIKRAAGGAGMAVLGAGLSIATGEIPVREGGTNGPAPSVPDFPNVTVFGADPDSEAARLLSQQELARLMGNDSINLDKLAGDWILTSQRLALLVPEGGFTQRSGATGLVSGAVSWASKNVRKYGDNEAGKPLEPNTLTSFLEIPRSSITGFDTADRSTGSEENPRTERCFRMTLRDGSGFDLHKPKPAAEELAEMTR
- a CDS encoding uncharacterized protein YukE (product_source=COG4842; cog=COG4842; superfamily=140453) is translated as MEQIASYGSSWASSSQSLERAGDPPSIAIATVNARSEQLNALTSPGQAFIDNGLGFLISIVISPLVELILEPAVGDPAQMRGTGKGWAEVADWVDRLAGHEGDRAQATETVWEGQAADAFRKQMDEFVSGAKALATDIRGMKESLDLAADLFDAFVEMCIDIIQELVIGLIVEWLAALAASWITAGASVGAASGMTAAQVAITGTRLGNKVANLFHKLKPIVTKLEDLLQSLRKGPLNELVEKMNHLRNGNMIQRWAGRQLDSNPVTKLVTRGSDNATEIRNAKTALSNAQERLDNSGSLPEEQQRLLRQEVQDAQKRYDEINTASTTPNRFMKDREADPETSYKNDGTVRTSWAGNIKTYQPGVQGEQASAANIAQAGLNAAGLTGEARFTSAVWHQGMDAVVSEGVEQGVKQGYDESTERTYEQRQAAQERGFT
- a CDS encoding hypothetical protein (product_source=Hypo-rule applied; cath_funfam=3.90.150.10; superfamily=81296), which translates into the protein MSTKLGVQTEALYAYRDGSQQVAGHLEQLSEVIEQARVSHDCFGPIGYMLARGYFNSLQECRDSASKAGQFMDNTGKAVAECAQNYTDTDEAESGKIAKIDLSAMRPSGSGPGVLSDVTGAGAD
- a CDS encoding DNA-binding protein YbaB (product_source=COG0718; cath_funfam=3.30.1310.10; cog=COG0718; pfam=PF02575; superfamily=82607), whose amino-acid sequence is MDVSDRIQRMMSDFEQQAAKAAEVKDRMSELRGTARSEDGNIEVTVAPSGAVLDLRLESGAVRQSHTALQQSLLDTIRQATQDAAARMDETVQPLLGDRAEQFKQAFNSHGAQPVTPESGGEAAGGGTGTASTGSTNAPRGSSGAGGSRPEGDNEDDDFSDGSFLR
- a CDS encoding glycolate oxidase (product_source=KO:K00104; cath_funfam=1.10.45.10,3.30.43.10,3.30.465.10; cog=COG0277; ko=KO:K00104; pfam=PF01565,PF02913; superfamily=56176; tigrfam=TIGR00387); its protein translation is MSTTDIPRHGETTSPSREGTGPPDVEGCVTRLRASLPEGAVITDRQQLRAYECDGLSSHRSVPAVVVLPEDAEQVATTVSACSEHGVPFVARGSGTGLSAGALPRSDGVLVVTSRMRRILEVDIDNERAVVEPGVINLDVTKAAAPYGYYFAPDPSSQQVCSVGGNVAENSGGAHCLKYGFTTNHVLSMTVVTPDGATVELGGPARDAPGYDLLGAFVGSEGTLGVVTSITVRLLRQPEKVRTLLAGFSSTDEAGEAVSAIIAAGVTPAAIEMMDELSIAAAEQAVRCGYPEGAGAVLIVELDGPEAEVEHTFTEVRRYCTERGAFEIRSAADEAERALIWKGRKSAFAAVGRISPDYIVQDGVIPRTALPEVLRRIAELSARSGVRVANVFHAGDGNLHPLVLFDSSVPGASERAEEVSGAILDLCVEHGGSITGEHGVGADKVRYMGRMFTPQDLDTMQYVRCAFDPVGVCNPGKVFPTPRLCGEVPGPRRGAHPLAEAGLADEF